In Euzebyales bacterium, one DNA window encodes the following:
- the paaI gene encoding hydroxyphenylacetyl-CoA thioesterase PaaI, with amino-acid sequence MDAAAPRAAPTVGDDAPAEQDVAERCAQRMYAADRASQHLGIDITDVAPGRAQAAMAVTDTMVNGHDICHGGYVFLLADTAFAFACNTYDDVTVAASCDVVFVRPARAGQRLVADAVERIRHGRSGIYDVTVTAGGGEVVAEFRGRSRTLGRTILDDNDHPGMPGA; translated from the coding sequence TTGGATGCCGCGGCACCCCGCGCCGCCCCCACGGTCGGGGACGACGCTCCCGCCGAGCAGGATGTCGCCGAACGCTGCGCGCAACGGATGTACGCGGCGGACCGGGCGTCCCAGCACCTGGGCATCGACATCACCGACGTCGCCCCGGGGCGGGCGCAGGCCGCGATGGCGGTCACCGACACCATGGTCAACGGTCACGACATCTGCCACGGGGGGTACGTGTTCCTGCTGGCCGACACCGCCTTCGCGTTCGCGTGCAACACCTACGACGACGTGACCGTCGCGGCCTCGTGCGACGTGGTGTTCGTCCGGCCGGCGCGCGCCGGACAGCGGCTGGTGGCCGACGCCGTCGAACGGATCCGTCACGGGCGGTCGGGCATCTACGACGTCACCGTCACCGCCGGCGGCGGCGAGGTCGTCGCCGAGTTCCGCGGACGCAGCCGCACCCTGGGCCGCACGATCCTCGACGACAACGACCACCCGGGCATGCCGGGCGCCTGA
- a CDS encoding glycerol-3-phosphate dehydrogenase/oxidase, whose translation MPLSSVPLSAEHRQQSVDRMRDEVFDVMVIGGGVVGAGVALDAATRGLTVALVEQRDFASGTSSKSSKLIHGGLRYLEQFNFGLVREALRERSLLLNTLCPHLVHPVQFLFPLRNRIWERGYVGSGVMLYDLLGGARAVPAHRHLSKRRALQIAPALKEDSLVGAIQYYDAQVDDARHTMMIARTAATYGAAVATSVRVSDLIRDGQRVTGANARDLEAGEDLAVRATHVINATGVWTDDINDMLGGSTKFEVRPSKGIHIVVPRERIRMDTGLITKTEKSVLFVIPWGAHWVIGTTDTDWQLDVAHPTATRSDIEYVLDHVNEWVDDAITVDDIVGVFAGLRPLLAEDPSMGTAELSREHSVLQPTDGLTIVAGGKYTTYRVMAEDAVDAAAKKMPKAVPDSVTNQVRIVGAEGYHALRNGRQQLASRSGLHVAVIDHLLGRYGSLVADILALVDERPELGESLPGAEGYLAAEVVYAARAEAALHVDDVLERRTRISFEVADSGLEAAETVAHLMGDELGWDDETRRRELELYRTRVEAEHAAHREMTDQAAEAITSEAPEARVGAS comes from the coding sequence ATGCCATTGTCGTCCGTGCCGCTGTCAGCCGAGCACCGTCAGCAGAGCGTGGACCGGATGCGCGACGAGGTCTTCGACGTCATGGTGATCGGCGGTGGTGTCGTCGGGGCGGGGGTGGCGTTGGACGCGGCGACACGTGGGCTGACCGTCGCGCTCGTCGAGCAGCGTGACTTCGCATCCGGAACGTCGAGCAAGTCGAGCAAGCTCATCCACGGCGGCCTGCGCTACCTCGAGCAGTTCAACTTCGGGCTGGTGCGCGAGGCACTGCGTGAGCGGTCGCTGCTGCTCAACACGCTGTGCCCCCACCTCGTCCACCCCGTGCAGTTCCTGTTCCCGCTGCGCAACCGCATCTGGGAGCGCGGGTACGTCGGCTCCGGCGTGATGCTGTACGACCTGCTGGGCGGCGCGCGGGCCGTGCCGGCGCACCGGCACCTGTCCAAGCGCCGGGCGCTGCAGATCGCGCCGGCGCTGAAGGAGGACTCGCTCGTCGGCGCCATCCAGTACTACGACGCGCAGGTCGACGACGCGCGCCACACGATGATGATCGCGCGCACGGCCGCGACGTACGGGGCGGCGGTCGCGACGAGTGTGCGGGTGAGCGACCTGATCCGTGACGGTCAGCGCGTGACGGGCGCCAACGCCCGCGACCTCGAGGCCGGTGAGGACCTCGCGGTACGGGCGACGCACGTCATCAACGCGACCGGCGTGTGGACCGACGACATCAACGACATGCTCGGCGGCAGCACCAAGTTCGAGGTCCGGCCATCCAAGGGCATCCACATCGTGGTCCCGCGCGAGCGCATCCGGATGGACACCGGACTGATCACGAAGACCGAGAAGAGCGTGCTGTTCGTCATCCCGTGGGGTGCCCACTGGGTGATCGGCACCACCGACACCGACTGGCAGCTCGACGTGGCGCATCCCACGGCCACGCGCAGCGACATCGAGTACGTCCTCGACCACGTCAACGAGTGGGTCGACGACGCGATCACCGTCGACGACATCGTCGGCGTCTTCGCGGGGCTGCGTCCGCTGCTGGCCGAGGATCCGTCGATGGGCACCGCCGAGCTCAGTCGTGAGCACTCCGTGCTCCAACCGACCGACGGCCTCACGATCGTCGCGGGCGGCAAGTACACGACGTACCGTGTGATGGCCGAGGACGCCGTCGACGCCGCCGCGAAGAAGATGCCGAAGGCCGTCCCGGACTCCGTGACGAATCAGGTGCGCATCGTGGGCGCCGAGGGGTACCACGCGCTCCGGAACGGGCGCCAGCAGCTTGCGTCGCGGAGTGGCCTGCACGTCGCGGTGATCGACCACCTGCTGGGCCGCTACGGCTCGCTGGTGGCCGACATCCTCGCGTTGGTCGATGAGCGCCCGGAGCTCGGCGAGTCGCTCCCGGGTGCGGAGGGCTACCTGGCCGCCGAGGTCGTCTACGCGGCGCGCGCCGAGGCCGCGCTGCACGTGGACGACGTACTCGAGCGGCGCACGCGCATCTCGTTCGAGGTCGCAGACAGCGGTCTGGAGGCTGCCGAAACCGTCGCCCACCTGATGGGTGACGAGCTCGGCTGGGACGACGAGACCCGTCGCCGCGAGCTCGAGCTGTACCGCACCCGCGTCGAGGCCGAGCACGCCGCGCACCGGGAGATGACCGACCAGGCGGCCGAGGCGATCACCAGCGAGGCACCCGAGGCACGTGTCGGTGCAAGCTGA
- a CDS encoding NAD(P)/FAD-dependent oxidoreductase produces the protein MTDHADAVVIGSGPNGLAAAIRLARAGRAVAVCEAAAMPGGAVKSEPLTLDGFVHDTYSAVHPAGAASPVFNRLPLEVHGLRWINPPVAMAHPMPDGRAGALYRKLERTVDSLNDLHPGDGDAWRRFATPYLDNLPSLKRTLLGGFPPLRGAVPLAFGLGLTGVLEFARLLLMPAARLAAELFEGPHARAWLYGSVLHGDVPAEEAGSAIAGGYLQLLGHAVGWPSPHGGAGRLTDALVSYLESLGGEVRLSTPVERIVADDRRVAGVITGGGDRLRAPIVIASTTPHALLRLTGRAMPDRYAARLARYRYGPRTVKIDWALSEPVPWTAPEARVAGTVHVGGPAEAVTRQTTDVRAGRIPERPFMLFGQQSLADPTRAPAGHHTAWAYTRVPAQVVGAEAVTAHAERMTDQMERFAPGFRDTVLARHVQGPADLEDGDPNLVGGDVGGGTYTLDQTIFRPLPALVPYATPIRGLWLGSASAFPGGAVHGVPGWAAASYALAADRLGR, from the coding sequence ATGACCGATCACGCCGACGCCGTCGTGATCGGGTCGGGGCCCAACGGCCTGGCCGCCGCCATCCGCCTCGCGCGTGCCGGTCGTGCAGTGGCGGTGTGCGAGGCGGCGGCGATGCCCGGCGGCGCGGTCAAGAGCGAACCGCTGACCCTGGACGGCTTCGTACACGACACCTACAGCGCCGTGCACCCGGCCGGTGCCGCCTCGCCGGTGTTCAACCGTCTGCCGCTGGAGGTGCACGGGCTGCGATGGATCAACCCCCCCGTCGCGATGGCCCATCCCATGCCGGACGGCCGCGCGGGCGCGCTGTACCGGAAGCTGGAGCGCACGGTCGACAGCCTGAACGACCTGCACCCTGGTGACGGTGACGCATGGCGCCGGTTCGCGACGCCGTACCTCGACAACCTGCCATCACTCAAGCGGACGTTGCTCGGCGGGTTCCCTCCGCTGCGGGGTGCCGTGCCGCTGGCGTTCGGGCTTGGCCTGACCGGCGTGCTGGAGTTCGCCCGGCTGCTGCTGATGCCCGCTGCGCGCCTGGCCGCGGAGCTGTTCGAGGGGCCACACGCCCGCGCCTGGCTGTACGGGTCGGTGCTCCACGGCGACGTGCCCGCCGAGGAGGCCGGCTCGGCGATCGCGGGCGGATATCTGCAACTGCTCGGCCATGCGGTCGGTTGGCCCAGTCCGCACGGCGGTGCCGGCCGGCTGACGGACGCTCTGGTGTCGTATCTCGAGTCGCTGGGCGGTGAGGTGCGGTTGTCGACACCGGTGGAGCGGATCGTCGCCGACGACCGCCGCGTTGCAGGTGTCATCACCGGCGGCGGTGATCGCCTGCGCGCCCCGATCGTCATCGCGTCCACCACGCCGCACGCATTGCTGCGGCTCACGGGCAGGGCGATGCCGGACCGCTACGCGGCGCGCCTGGCGCGGTACCGCTATGGCCCCCGGACGGTGAAGATCGACTGGGCGTTGTCCGAGCCGGTGCCGTGGACCGCGCCCGAGGCACGGGTGGCCGGCACCGTGCACGTCGGGGGACCCGCCGAGGCGGTGACCAGACAGACGACGGACGTCCGCGCCGGGCGGATCCCCGAGCGTCCCTTCATGCTGTTCGGGCAGCAGAGCCTGGCCGACCCGACGCGCGCACCAGCCGGGCATCACACCGCCTGGGCCTACACGAGGGTGCCAGCGCAGGTCGTCGGAGCCGAGGCGGTCACGGCCCACGCCGAGCGCATGACCGACCAGATGGAACGGTTCGCTCCCGGGTTCCGCGACACCGTGCTGGCACGCCACGTCCAGGGGCCCGCCGATCTCGAGGACGGTGATCCCAACCTGGTCGGGGGTGACGTCGGCGGCGGCACCTACACGCTCGATCAGACGATCTTCCGGCCGCTGCCCGCGCTGGTGCCCTACGCAACTCCGATCCGGGGCCTCTGGCTGGGCAGCGCCTCGGCGTTTCCCGGGGGTGCCGTCCACGGCGTGCCCGGCTGGGCCGCCGCGAGCTACGCCCTGGCCGCCGACCGCCTCGGGCGCTGA
- a CDS encoding HAD family phosphatase, translating into MKTTANVAVVFDLGGVLLDWDPTYVLERSQIEALDIAGVQRELDLGIPLEQVRTQWHATFPGDVATIDHYLDNWHHTLPGALDATVAVLDELHRLDVRLYALSNFSGDLFRQQRSRFDFLDRFDGLLISGDEGLVKPDPAIFGLLIERFDLDPLATVFVDDRDDNVAGARDAGLHAIRFESAAQLRRDLAHLGVLPGHGRS; encoded by the coding sequence GTGAAGACGACGGCGAACGTCGCCGTCGTCTTCGACCTCGGCGGGGTGCTGCTCGACTGGGACCCGACCTACGTGCTCGAACGGTCGCAGATCGAGGCGCTGGACATCGCGGGCGTGCAGCGGGAGCTCGATCTCGGCATTCCGCTCGAACAGGTGCGCACACAGTGGCACGCGACGTTCCCCGGCGATGTGGCGACCATCGACCACTACCTCGACAACTGGCATCACACCCTGCCCGGAGCGTTGGATGCGACGGTGGCCGTCCTGGACGAGCTGCACCGGTTGGACGTTCGGCTGTACGCGCTGTCGAACTTCTCCGGCGACCTGTTCCGTCAGCAACGGTCGAGGTTCGACTTCCTCGACAGGTTCGACGGCCTGCTCATCTCCGGCGACGAGGGGCTGGTGAAACCGGACCCCGCCATCTTCGGCCTGCTGATCGAGCGCTTCGACCTGGATCCCCTGGCCACCGTCTTCGTCGACGATCGCGACGACAACGTCGCCGGCGCGCGAGACGCCGGACTCCACGCGATCCGGTTCGAGTCCGCGGCGCAGCTGCGACGCGATCTGGCGCACCTGGGCGTGCTGCCCGGTCACGGCCGCAGCTGA